The genomic stretch CAGTACCTCCTATTCCTGGAATTTTGAGCAGTGTAGCCTTCTTCTCCTTAAAAACCGCTTCCGCACTTCCGCAATGCGCAATCAAGGTTTTAGCCACGCGATCACCCACGTTTGGGATAAGGCTGATGCCGATTTGAAAAATGCGTTGTGAATCCAATTATCGAGTGACTTGCTGATTAACAATACAAGATAATTAAAATAGGTCAAGAGAAAACCATGTTTCTCCTGACCCAAATTCTCAAAATAACTTTACTCTATAATCACCTTTTGCTGTAACACTCCATCCTGAGTTTTTGCACTTAAAACGTAGTTTCCTTTTTGTAAGTGCTCCACATTCAATTTCCAATAAGCACCTTCTTTTTTCGCTACAGCGGAATGAACACGGCCACTCATATCTATAAGTTTCACATCATTCAATTCTCCGTAAGGCAGCTCGATGTTTAATTCTATAATTGCAGGATTTGGAAACACCTTCAAACTTTCCAGTTCAGCCGTTTCAGTGCTCAGATATTTTTGAAGATCTACCTGAGCAATGTGATTCAAAGTAACGCCTCCAGTGCTTGTAGTTGCTCCGTTAAAATCACCGCCCAAATAAAGTTGATCGTTAATTATTGTCATTGCTCGGACTGTGGAATCCAGCATTCCAAAAGCCTCCACGTAACCATTTCGATAAAGTCCCATGTTCTTGCCATAGTTCCCTACTATCGCGGCAATGTCAAAATCACCACCAATCAATAATGCATCAGGATGAGCCTCCAAACATTTCACACCTCCATTTTTATCATAGTTTCCTAAACCTGGGCCAAAAACGGTCTCCCAAGTATTATTTCGGTAAACTACTAGTCCACCACTATCTTGCCTGGCTTGTGTATAAAAGTCAGTTCCGATAAATATTTCATTACCAAAATCCTCAATATCGTAAACCGGAACTTTCACGGATGCATCAAAATACTCAGCCTGGCGCCCATTGAGCATGGCTATATTCTCCACACCAGCGGTATCATTAAGTTGAAACACTCCTCCCACAATAAGTTTGTTATTGTACACATGCAGCGCACCCACTTCACCATATATATCTAATGCAGTGGCTCGCCACTCGGTACCATCCCATTTCGCCAAACTTTGGAACGTATCAGTTGCATTATATCTGCTTTTAAAGAAACCTCCTGCATAAAGTGTGTCTTCATATATTTCCAAATCCAACACATAGTTTACCAAAGCACCGGTATAAAAATCACCGACAGCAGTCCATTTTGACCCATCCCATTTTGCCACGCCAGAGTTCACATAAGTAGTATCTACCATGTAAAAATAACCTGCAACATATAGCTCACCATGGTACATAATTGCATCGGACACATGTCCCTGAAAACCTGATCCACCTATACCCATCCAATCATAACCGGCAAAACCAGAAAAGTAATTGGCAAAGCTTCCGGCTGCTTGACCATCGGCTGTATCAAACTTTCCACCTGCATAAATCCCGGAATTATTGTCACTAATAATTGTGTTTACAGGGCCATTCACTCCGCCTTTTAGGGGCTCATAATCTATAGGTTGGAAATATCCTGGTTGAATCCAGGCAAGTTCTTCGGCCGTAAATCCACTCTGCGATACCCAGTTATTAAGTTCAGAATCGCGCATGTCCAGCAGATAAGCATCATTCATATTAGCACTAATATGTTTACTCAGTTCTGGGTGGCCACTTTCTTTAATAAGAAAACCAACCGCGCAGTGCACACCAAATCCATCGATAAAAATGGGTCGTCTACCCTTGTGGGTAATATTATTTGGAAACAAACCTCGCTTAGCGTATTTATACAAATCAACTAAGCTAGAAGCACGGTTTTGCTTCTGCTCTAATGTGAGATTTTCCACACTTCGTTGGCTAAGTTCTGCATGCACCAAATACAGGTGCTGTTGTATCAATTCGCTTTCGCTAAAATTGGCATTTAGATTTGGAACATCTTTCCAGCTGTGCTGCTCATAAGCCCAGCGATCATTGATGTCCACCAGTTTTTCGAGCAATCCTTCGGCCCGCATTACTCCGCCAAAAGCGAGAGTCACAAAAAGTAATTTTATAATCTTCATAATGATAGGGGTTTTCTTAATTGACGTGGAAAGTTGCCGAAAGGTTGCGCAAAAAATTATCTATTGCCGAGCGCAACCTAAATTTACATACTATCGTCTATACTAAAAAGCCGGGCCTATTTTGGAATTAGAGTCTCTTGTTCGCGCTTCACAAAAAGGTGATAAAAAAGCGCATGGTGAACTGTACACCCTCCTGCATCGCAAGATGTTTGGGGTATGTCTTCGCTATGCCTCATCCGAAGCAGAGGCGCAGGACCACTTGCACGATGGCTTTATACATTTATTTAAAAATATTAAGAAATACGGCTTTCAAGGTTCCTTTGAAGGATGGGCGCGCAGGCTTTTTGTAAATCTAATTCTTCAAAAATTTCGCAGCAAAAAACTGCTGTACGCCACAGGTTTTGAATTTAACGAAACGAATGAAGTAAGCTATGAACACATTCTGGAAGACATTAATGCCGCTGAATTGCTCCAATTAATTACTGAGCTGAGTCCGCAATACAAGCTGATTTTTAACCTGTACGCTATTGAGGGGTACAGCCACAAGGAGATTGCTGAGAAACTTGAAATCAGCGAAGGCACCAGCAAATCCAATCTTTCGCGGGCACGAAGCATTTTGCAAGCCAAAGTATTGGAGCGTTTTCCACAATGTTATCAAATGAAGAGTAATGGGGGATAATAGTAAAATAGATAAGCTGTTTTCTGATGGTCTCAATGATTTTGAGGCATCACCACAAAGCGACTCATGGGCACGTATAAATGCTACCATGGAGAAAAAGCAGCAAAAGAAACGAGGTTTTTACTGGCGCTGGGCTTCCATTGCCGCAGCGGTGGTTTTGGCATTTTATTCAGGTTATTATTTTAATGATAATACCACCATTGAAACTTATCCGAATATTCAGAATACGAAACCCAGCGACTCAAATCCCGATTACATTTCGCATGAAGAAAGCATGGAGCAATCGGAACTAAATGAACAGGTTTCAAAAGAAACTTCACAACCCGAACGTGGAACTCAAAAACCAAAAAACTCAACTAGCGACCCTATTCAAAATTCGAATAAGGTTGCTTCAAATTCTTCCTCTTCGGAAAAACCTGCTCTTAAAACCAATGGCAAAGCGGGTTCTGCCAGCGGCAATACTTCCAAACAAACCGTAGCCATTGCTGATAAAACTTCGGAGCAGGAAGCCGAGAATATTGTGGTTTCAAATTTTGAGGACAACTCAAATACCGATATCGAAAGTGAAGAAATAGCGACTATAGAAACACAAAATCAAACAGTAAAAACAATGGAGGAGCCTCAGGTGGTTATAGCAACTCCAAAGGAAACTCAATTGAACCCTGCTGCTGAAATTCTTGACTACGCAGAGAGTCCGCAAGTGGACAATTCCCCGTTTTCCCGATTTTCAATAAGTGCCATGTCTTCGCCTACTTTTCCATTTACTGATATTACGGTAAACCAAAGTGACGAAACCACAGAAGATAATGTGGATCAGCAAAAGCTAAAAACCAGCTACAGCTATGGACTTGGATTTGGCTACAGGCTTTCTAAAAAATTGGAGCTCCAAACAGGAATAATGGTAAATCACTGGAATCAGGAAGCCACTGGAGTAAAATTAAAAGTTACGCCCTCATTTACTACCAGTACCAACACTTCCCTTGATGCCAGTGGCAATACTTCTTCTGGTAATGTAAATTTCACCGGACTGACAGACCCCACGAATCAAGGCAAACTTGAAGC from Owenweeksia hongkongensis DSM 17368 encodes the following:
- a CDS encoding outer membrane beta-barrel protein translates to MGDNSKIDKLFSDGLNDFEASPQSDSWARINATMEKKQQKKRGFYWRWASIAAAVVLAFYSGYYFNDNTTIETYPNIQNTKPSDSNPDYISHEESMEQSELNEQVSKETSQPERGTQKPKNSTSDPIQNSNKVASNSSSSEKPALKTNGKAGSASGNTSKQTVAIADKTSEQEAENIVVSNFEDNSNTDIESEEIATIETQNQTVKTMEEPQVVIATPKETQLNPAAEILDYAESPQVDNSPFSRFSISAMSSPTFPFTDITVNQSDETTEDNVDQQKLKTSYSYGLGFGYRLSKKLELQTGIMVNHWNQEATGVKLKVTPSFTTSTNTSLDASGNTSSGNVNFTGLTDPTNQGKLEATNIGGQPYSILPGLKESYQFIEVPIAIGYYLVDSKRWFVKANIGLNSRFISQSKVTLVYADGTEVPYEQFDLETYSMQLIGGFGAGVKFAENWEFGLHPTLLYGITQVNTHSEIDTYFHQVLIYSSLSYRF
- a CDS encoding T9SS type A sorting domain-containing protein is translated as MKIIKLLFVTLAFGGVMRAEGLLEKLVDINDRWAYEQHSWKDVPNLNANFSESELIQQHLYLVHAELSQRSVENLTLEQKQNRASSLVDLYKYAKRGLFPNNITHKGRRPIFIDGFGVHCAVGFLIKESGHPELSKHISANMNDAYLLDMRDSELNNWVSQSGFTAEELAWIQPGYFQPIDYEPLKGGVNGPVNTIISDNNSGIYAGGKFDTADGQAAGSFANYFSGFAGYDWMGIGGSGFQGHVSDAIMYHGELYVAGYFYMVDTTYVNSGVAKWDGSKWTAVGDFYTGALVNYVLDLEIYEDTLYAGGFFKSRYNATDTFQSLAKWDGTEWRATALDIYGEVGALHVYNNKLIVGGVFQLNDTAGVENIAMLNGRQAEYFDASVKVPVYDIEDFGNEIFIGTDFYTQARQDSGGLVVYRNNTWETVFGPGLGNYDKNGGVKCLEAHPDALLIGGDFDIAAIVGNYGKNMGLYRNGYVEAFGMLDSTVRAMTIINDQLYLGGDFNGATTSTGGVTLNHIAQVDLQKYLSTETAELESLKVFPNPAIIELNIELPYGELNDVKLIDMSGRVHSAVAKKEGAYWKLNVEHLQKGNYVLSAKTQDGVLQQKVIIE
- a CDS encoding RNA polymerase sigma factor, whose protein sequence is MELESLVRASQKGDKKAHGELYTLLHRKMFGVCLRYASSEAEAQDHLHDGFIHLFKNIKKYGFQGSFEGWARRLFVNLILQKFRSKKLLYATGFEFNETNEVSYEHILEDINAAELLQLITELSPQYKLIFNLYAIEGYSHKEIAEKLEISEGTSKSNLSRARSILQAKVLERFPQCYQMKSNGG